From the genome of Adlercreutzia equolifaciens DSM 19450:
TCCGCGGCGCCAGCGGGTCTTCAAGTGCTCGGCGAGCCAGGTGATGGCGCGCACATCCAGGTGGTTGGTGGGCTCGTCCAGCATGAGCACGTCCCAGTCGCCGATGAGCAGCCGGGCCAGATCGACCCGCCGACGCTGGCCGCCGGAAAGGGTGCCCACCGTCGCATTCCAATCCACATCCTCGAGCAGCCCCGCGATAATGGCGCGAACCCGAGGGTCGCCGGCCCACTCGTATTCGGGGACATCCCCCACCACGGCCCGCTCCACGGTGTCCGCGTCGCGCAAATCGTCGCTCTGGCCGAGTACGCCCACCGAAACGCCGCGGGTGCGGATGACACGGCCGTCGTCCACTTCCACATCGCCCGAAAGCACCCGCAAAAGCGTGGATTTCCCATCGCCGTTCTGGCCCACGATGCCGATGCGAGCCCCCTCGTCCACCCCGAGGGACAGCCCCTCGAACACCGTCTTCGTGGGGAATTCCACGCTCACTTTTTCACAACCGAGAAGAAACGCCACCAAGGCCGCCTTTCACTTCCATTCGCTTCGGAGCAGATTATACGCTAACGGATTTTCCAAACGGCAACAATGAGCACCGCTAGCGAAAGCGCCGCCGACAGAGCGAAGGCCGCCCGATAGCCCCACACGGCCGCCTCCGCGCCGCCCACACCCGCCAGAGCCAGCGATGCGGGCACGCTTGCCACGAGCAGCATCATGAGCGCCGTGCCGAGCGAGGCGCACACCTGGCGGGCCGTGGCGAAAAAGACACTGCCGTCCATCGTGTTCGCGGGAAGCAAGCCCGAAAGACCCCAGGAATTCAACGGCCCCACGAGCGTGCTCACGCCCAAAGCGCGTACCGCTTGCATGGCCGTCAGCAGCCATAGCGGAGTCGCTGCATCCACGAACATCATGGAGGCCGCACCAACGACGAGCAGTACGGCGCCCGTCACCGTAACCGCGCGTGCGCCCACCCGATCGGTGAGCAGGCCAGCTAGCGGATTCAGGAACAGGGCTATCACCGTAGCCGGCACGAACACGATGCCGGCATCGAGCGCCGAGAGCCCACAGATGCCCTGCACGAACAAGGGAACGATGAGCGTGATGCCCATGAACGAGGCGAACAGGCAGTTCTGGGCCACGAATGCCGCCCGGTACTGGCGAGCGCGAAACACGCCCAGATAAATAAGCGGATGGGAAATACGGTTCTGCCGCACGAGGAACGCGGCCACGCAGCAGGCACCGCTCAGCGCCGGCACCCACACGCCCTCGCTGGACAGCGGCATGTTCGCCGCATTCGATGCCGCCAAGAGCAGCCCGCCGAAACCGAGCGTGGAAAGCGCCAGCGACGGCACGTCCAGCACGGCGCCGGCACTGCCATCTCCCTCCTCGCGCACCAACAGAGCGCAGGCCAACGCGAGCAGCACCAAAATGCCGATTAGCAGCCCGTAGAAGCTGCGCCAGCCCCAGGAGTCTACGAGCGCGCCGCCGATGATGGGCCCGATGTTGGGGGCGAACCCCATGGCAATGCCGGCAATGCCCATGGTCGTGCCCGTGCGCTCTCTCGGAAAGCGCGTCATGGCCAGCGACTGCACGAGCGGCAGCGTGATGCCCGTAGCCACCGCCTGCAGCACGCGTCCCAGCACGAGCGTGAAGAAGGTTCGGGCAATCAGATCAACGGCTGAGCCCGCCAGAAAGAGCCCGAGGGCCAGACACACCAGGCGCTTGACCGACATACGCCGGGCGAGGAACGTCACCACCGGCACCGTAATACCCATAACGAGCATGTAGACCGTGGTCAGCCACTGCCCCTCGCCGGCATCGATGAAAAACTCCGCGCAAATGCCCGTGAGCATGGAGTTCGTAGCGGTTTGGGAAAGCGATCCTAACGCGCAGGTGATGACCACGATGGCGAACAGGGCGTAGGTGTGCCCCTTCTCGGAAAGACGCATGGGAGCTTCCGGCCCTCAGTTGAACCGCTGCTGGGTCTTTTCCAGCCCGTTGTCGATGAGCGAGAGCACCGCCTCAGCGCCCTGCGCCACCGCATGCTCGAAGGCCTCGGTATCGTCCTTGCTGCGGGGGCGCGAGAGCACCCAGTCGACCACGGGCTTTCGTCCCGGCGGCCTCCCGATGCCGATGCGCACCCGGAACCAATCGCGGGTGCCCAGCTTGTCGCAGATGGAGCGCAGCCCGTTATGGCCGGCATGTCCCCCGCCGAACTTCACCCGAATAGTGCCTGGGTCGATGTCCAGCTCGTCGTGGATGACGATGAGATGGTCGGGGGGCGCCTTGTGCGTCCGCATGAGCTTGCTCACCGGGCCTCCCGAGGTGTTCATGAAGCTCTGGGGCTTTACGAGCAGAAGCTCGTGGCCATGGCAGCTCGCCTTCCCCACGAGCGCCCCGCCCTCGTTCTTCCAGTAGCGCACGCCCAGCTCATCGGCCAGCGCATCCACCGTATCGAACCCGGCGTTGTGCCGCGTGTGCTCGTACTCCTCGCCCGGATTCCCCAGGCCCGCGATCATATACAACTTGTCACCTATTTCCGTCATTCATCTTTGGAAGAGTAGGCCCGAGTCCCCGGAGAGGGGGCCCGCGCGCAGTTCATTGAAGCGCAAAGAAAAAAGGCCCGAGACCCTCGGAGAGACCCGCGCTTCAATGCTGTTTGAGCACGGGCTTCCTCCCCGGGAACTCGGGTCGGACAGCCAAGCAGCTATTCGAACAATTTCCCAATAGAGCCGTTGTTGTACACCACATCGATGGTCTGCGCGAACAGCGGCGCGATGGAGAGCACCTTGATCTTGCCGGTCTGGCGCGCGAGCGGCACGGGCACGGCGTTGGTGACCACCACTTCCTCGATGCAGGAGTTCTCCAGACGCTCGTAGGCCGGGCCGGAGAACAGGCCGTGGGTAGCGCAGGCGTACACCTCGGCGGCGCCCTTGGCCTTCAGCGTGGCGGCCGCGGCCACAAGCGAG
Proteins encoded in this window:
- a CDS encoding MFS transporter translates to MRLSEKGHTYALFAIVVITCALGSLSQTATNSMLTGICAEFFIDAGEGQWLTTVYMLVMGITVPVVTFLARRMSVKRLVCLALGLFLAGSAVDLIARTFFTLVLGRVLQAVATGITLPLVQSLAMTRFPRERTGTTMGIAGIAMGFAPNIGPIIGGALVDSWGWRSFYGLLIGILVLLALACALLVREEGDGSAGAVLDVPSLALSTLGFGGLLLAASNAANMPLSSEGVWVPALSGACCVAAFLVRQNRISHPLIYLGVFRARQYRAAFVAQNCLFASFMGITLIVPLFVQGICGLSALDAGIVFVPATVIALFLNPLAGLLTDRVGARAVTVTGAVLLVVGAASMMFVDAATPLWLLTAMQAVRALGVSTLVGPLNSWGLSGLLPANTMDGSVFFATARQVCASLGTALMMLLVASVPASLALAGVGGAEAAVWGYRAAFALSAALSLAVLIVAVWKIR
- the pth gene encoding aminoacyl-tRNA hydrolase, which codes for MYMIAGLGNPGEEYEHTRHNAGFDTVDALADELGVRYWKNEGGALVGKASCHGHELLLVKPQSFMNTSGGPVSKLMRTHKAPPDHLIVIHDELDIDPGTIRVKFGGGHAGHNGLRSICDKLGTRDWFRVRIGIGRPPGRKPVVDWVLSRPRSKDDTEAFEHAVAQGAEAVLSLIDNGLEKTQQRFN